Proteins from one Juglans microcarpa x Juglans regia isolate MS1-56 chromosome 1S, Jm3101_v1.0, whole genome shotgun sequence genomic window:
- the LOC121247415 gene encoding uncharacterized protein LOC121247415 — protein sequence MSPFETLYRYASPRLLDYIPGTSNNVIVDQLLRNRTQIVNILKGNLTAAQARMKNYADKNRIEQQFMVREWVYLRLQPYQQKSVAARRNMKLEPHFYSPFRVAQRLGLVAYRLELPSTSQIHPVFHVSCLKKKIGDQIQPLATLPPTNGDDEVISEPEAMRDWHMRQQGGRVVTEVLIKWIGLSKEENSWENL from the coding sequence ATGTCCCCTTTCGAGACTCTCTACAGGTATGCTTCTCCAAGACTACTGGATTATATTCCAGGAACTTCTAACAATGTGATAGTGGATCAATTGCTACGAAACAGGACACAGATTGTCAACATTTTGAAAGGGAACCTCACGGCAGCACAAGCTAGAATGAAAAATTATGCAGATAAAAATAGAATAGAGCAACAATTCATGGTGAGAGAGTGGGTATACCTCCGACTTCAACCGTACCAGCAGAAGTCTGTGGCTGCTCGCCGGAACATGAAACTAGAACCACACTTCTATAGTCCCTTCAGGGTGGCTCAGAGGCTCGGTTTGGTCGCCTACAGACTGGAGTTGCCGTCCACTTCACAAATCCACCCCGTCTTCCATGTGTCgtgcttgaagaagaagatagggGATCAAATCCAACCATTAGCCACCCTTCCACCCACCAATGGTGACGACGAGGTGATATCGGAGCCGGAGGCTATGCGAGATTGGCATATGAGACAACAAGGAGGAAGAGTTGTGACCGAAgtgttgattaaatggattggGCTTTCGAAAGAGGAAAACAGTTgggaaaatttgtga
- the LOC121245931 gene encoding histone-lysine N-methyltransferase family member SUVH9-like: protein MDSLFPFQDLNMLPDPSAASTTKAALPLLTPKIEPKLEPSDEPLQRQPTPQEPFFSTGTTLTPYVLSNSEDTPMYSLPMAISSGEDSVYSEFFRVSELFRSAFAKRLQRYGEVDVLGADSRAIVPVPQEDGNNHVSTVVSRKKPFQRSAELVRVADLSMEDRRYFRDLIRRTRMIFDSLRVLSMMEDEKRRLVDGGLSRKVRGDLRAASALRDRDLWLNRDKRIVGSIPGIYIGDLFFFRMELCVVGLHGQVQAGIDYVPASQSSSGEPIATSIIVSGGYEDDEDTGDVIIYTGHGGQDKFSRQCAHQKLEGGNLALERSMHYGIEVRVIRGIKYEGGVSSKVYVYDGLYRILDCWFDVGKSGFGVYKYKLLRMDGQDEMGSSILRFAQSLRTRPLTARPVGYLSLDISMKKENVPVLLFNDIDTDQEPMYYDYLVKTVFPPYAFHRTGNGTGCECASGCADGCLCAMKNGGEIAYDHNGILLRGKPVIFECGPFCRCPPSCRNRVTQKGLRNRLEVFRSRETGWGVRSLDLIQAGAFICEYAGVALTRDQAQILSMNGDTLIYPNRFSSRWAEWGDLSQIFTDFVRPTFPSIPPLDFAMDVSRMRNVACYISHSETPNVLVQFVLYDHNNLMFPHLMLFAMENIPPLRELSLDYGVADEWTGKLSICN from the coding sequence ATGGACTCTCTTTTCCCCTTCCAAGACCTCAACATGCTCCCTGACCCATCCGCCGCGAGCACCACCAAGGCTGCTCTGCCTCTGCTAACACCCAAAATCGAGCCCAAGCTCGAACCCTCAGACGAGCCACTACAAAGGCAGCCGACTCCTCAAGAACCGTTCTTTTCCACCGGGACCACCCTAACCCCCTACGTCCTCTCCAATTCGGAGGATACCCCTATGTACTCCCTGCCCATGGCCATTTCCTCCGGGGAAGACAGCGTCTACTCCGAGTTTTTCCGAGTTTCCGAGCTCTTTCGCTCCGCCTTTGCCAAGCGGTTACAGCGTTACGGCGAAGTTGACGTTTTGGGTGCCGATTCTCGCGCAATCGTGCCAGTCCCACAGGAAGACGGCAACAACCACGTCTCAACCGTCGTTTCTCGGAAAAAGCCCTTCCAGCGCTCCGCGGAGCTCGTCCGTGTCGCGGATCTCAGCATGGAGGACCGGCGCTACTTCCGCGATCTCATTCGTCGGACCCGCATGATCTTCGACTCTCTCCGCGTCTTATCCATGATGGAGGACGAGAAGCGCCGTCTCGTGGATGGCGGCCTCAGTCGCAAGGTCCGCGGGGATCTGCGGGCCGCCTCTGCCCTGCGCGACCGCGATCTGTGGCTCAACCGGGACAAGCGCATCGTCGGCTCCATCCCGGGGATCTACATCGGTGATTTGTTCTTCTTCCGAATGGAATTGTGCGTAGTCGGCTTACATGGTCAGGTCCAAGCTGGAATCGATTACGTCCCCGCCAGCCAGAGCTCGAGCGGCGAGCCAATAGCCACCAGCATAATCGTGTCCGGTGGGTACGAAGACGACGAGGACACCGGGGACGTGATAATCTACACGGGTCACGGCGGGCAGGACAAGTTCTCGAGGCAATGTGCGCATCAAAAGCTGGAGGGTGGGAATTTAGCATTGGAGAGAAGCATGCATTACGGAATTGAAGTGAGGGTTATCAGAGGGATCAAATACGAGGGCGGCGTATCGAGTAAGGTTTACGTTTACGACGGCTTGTATAGGATTCTTGATTGTTGGTTTGATGTGGGAAAGTCGGGTTTTGGGGTTTACAAGTATAAGCTGTTGAGAATGGATGGGCAGGATGAGATGGGTAGCTCCATTTTAAGGTTTGCTCAGAGTCTCAGGACTAGGCCGTTGACGGCGAGGCCCGTGGGTTATCTTAGCCTTGATATTTCGATGAAGAAGGAGAACGTGCCGGTATTGCTCTTCAATGACATTGATACTGATCAGGAACCTATGTATTATGACTATCTTGTGAAGACGGTGTTTCCACCGTATGCATTTCACAGGACGGGGAATGGTACTGGGTGTGAATGCGCCTCGGGTTGTGCTGATGGTTGCCTTTGTGCCATGAAGAACGGGGGAGAGATTGCTTATGACCACAATGGGATTCTTTTGAGAGGGAAGCCCGTTATTTTTGAATGTGGACCCTTTTGTAGGTGCCCTCCTAGTTGCCGGAACCGAGTTACTCAGAAAGGGTTGAGAAATAGGTTGGAAGTGTTTAGGTCGAGGGAGACAGGTTGGGGAGTTAGGTCCTTGGATTTGATACAAGCTGGTGCTTTTATATGTGAGTATGCCGGGGTTGCTCTGACCAGGGACCAAGCTCAAATTTTGTCGATGAACGGTGATACGTTGATTTACCCAAATCGTTTCTCGAGTAGATGGGCCGAATGGGGGGATTTGTCTCAGATATTTACTGATTTTGTGCGTCCAACATTTCCCTCAATTCCTCCGCTGGATTTTGCAATGGATGTATCGAGAATGAGGAATGTTGCTTGTTATATCAGCCATAGTGAAACTCCGAATGTGTTGGTGCAGTTTGTGCTATATGATCACAATAACTTGATGTTCCCTCACCTTATGCTGTTTGCAATGGAGAACATCCCTCCTTTGAGGGAGCTCAGCCTTGATTATGGTGTGGCTGATGAATGGACGGGGAAGCTATCTATCTGTAACTGA
- the LOC121247853 gene encoding uncharacterized protein LOC121247853: protein MQGGTPAARKVMVVAEPNRESAVALQYALSHAVFEQDELILLHVGNPNSWRNTFSTFLRKPSISSSSHATCADGSNGGEVDFLEEMKHACKITQPTLHVRVERVEMEGKDKAGVILFQSMALGVDLIVIGQRRSFSTAILGSRRPGGSMRGVDTAEYLIENSKCTCVGVQKKGQNAGFLLNSKTHKNFWLLA from the exons ATGCAAGGTGGGACACCTGCGGCGAGGAAGGTAATGGTGGTAGCAGAACCAAACCGAGAGTCAGCTGTGGCACTCCAATACGCTCTTTCTCATGCAGTGTTTGAACAAGACGAATTGATTCTCCTCCACGTTGGGAATCCAAATTCATGGCGGAACACATTCTCCACGTTCTTGAGAAAGCCGAGCATAAGCTCTTCTTCCCATGCAACATGTGCGGATGGATCAAATGGAGGGGAAGTGGATTTTCTAGAAGAAATGAAGCATGCATGCAAAATTACCCAACCGACACTGCACGTGCGTGTTGAGAGAGTGGAAATGGAGGGCAAGGACAAGGCAGGGGTTATTCTTTTCCAAAGCATGGCACTCGGGGTGGATCTCATAGTTATAGGGCAGCGGCGGAGTTTCTCAACGGCAATATTAGG GAGTAGGCGGCCTGGAGGGTCTATGAGAGGGGTAGACACAGCAGAGTATTTGATAGAAAATAGCAAGTGCACATGTGTTGGAGTACAGAAAAAGGGCCAAAATGCAGGCTTTCTTCTCAATTCAAAGACCCACAAGAATTTCTGGCTTTTGGCATAA